A region from the Campylobacter subantarcticus LMG 24377 genome encodes:
- the tssM gene encoding type VI secretion system membrane subunit TssM, producing the protein MFQKIIQILKSRIFITTVILVVLGVLSLFFWSYGSLFAFNEIYVFSNPYLRFGIIFVFWCCIFLFFLLKPLSNFIKSFKDDKRIKLKEIKKEANEFLYKAKRNFFIALKDAQQTWKKDINTKNLPLVIIIGKEGAGKSTFINYSDIEYPLSDSLESYKKMHKSTSNFSLYVSKRGALLDTEGNYFSQEDFFHPNSSDELPEDDIEKNKDFLIKKSIWQNFLRFLNKNYFHSKLNGVVLVVDTKMFLENPKEYANNLIRYLTKRVHECEKILGVQLPIYVVFSKLDLIEGMKEFFDTFSDKIPKKAFGISFIEGFKDEDVQRSFEEISQSLFLHFVDKNSSIYSIEEKNKIYLFLKQLDNLFALSKEFIVQLQNENMLKNSSILRGMYYVSAYQENVPRNFVLDIICEKYNIKKPLAQVKPSFNKQSYFVQSLLEDIVFKDSSLSKIKSFYKKMSLVGLILLLVCVTYSISSYVILKSEQEKKISQSVYNNLSLLLENIQDYSMMGIEEKAKLLVDLRNILSVYPQLVEKSSITEYLGLNIAYKGFEKAQNLYYRISEDVLKNTLLKEMEIILQTDDNYENLIKTLYVYKSLFEQKYLDKNLLKIWINENWNFLEKYKISKENFLSGIDELQKIDLSSSQEDETSINLSIEKLYNMAKIQRIYTLLNFINLDKKNTTYSFKNELGFAANNVFSESIRIDNIDEIYTKRGMVDFLQTLNVKIDKAMEIDSWILNDMSNTENRSNMAMRIIKIYLSQYQNKWQEILNSLAPKKFISKSSMLNELSILSKKENPLMNFIKIVSINTNLNDATLLTQAYNLGINAAEIKTSFMGITSAFDAYHKIIEQNSILNTGATAVGLDVGSHQKTMELINADLLNIHKKITDFSTNNSQTIEEKIKYALSDSKDSSDPFSSLGQNIKNLPSELEKYYSTLSLYAWNIVENHGISLFNTVWLNEVYAPFVNEIAPFYPFNLLSSQDLSIDSFKNFFGKNGILNKFYEKYLTSVLTKRKNVYSINSKFSSRLTFSKEFLDFITKAGNLSELMLNANDVMRVRFTLQSLDLSADFSFVKVKYNDTSITYDHTLHTKLDVITDEFNNGTSFDFTAYSYLDANINYTKSYKGEWAWYKLLQESKNLNSSYSVLFNDNKKMYFDFKLNNNNSDVDNIIKILSDFKIVENITRAQNDR; encoded by the coding sequence ATGTTTCAAAAAATTATACAAATTTTAAAATCAAGAATTTTTATAACTACAGTGATACTTGTTGTCTTGGGTGTTTTGAGTTTATTTTTTTGGTCTTATGGATCTTTGTTTGCATTTAATGAAATTTATGTTTTTAGTAATCCTTATCTAAGATTTGGGATAATTTTTGTATTTTGGTGTTGTATTTTTTTATTTTTTCTTTTAAAGCCTTTAAGTAATTTTATAAAATCTTTTAAAGATGATAAAAGGATAAAGCTTAAAGAAATCAAAAAAGAAGCAAATGAATTTTTATATAAAGCAAAAAGGAATTTTTTTATTGCATTAAAAGATGCGCAGCAAACATGGAAGAAAGATATCAATACTAAAAATCTACCACTTGTCATTATTATAGGTAAAGAAGGGGCGGGTAAAAGCACTTTTATAAATTACTCTGACATAGAATATCCTTTAAGTGATAGTTTAGAATCATATAAAAAAATGCATAAGTCTACTAGTAATTTTAGTTTATACGTTTCCAAAAGAGGTGCTTTGCTTGATACTGAGGGAAATTATTTTTCTCAAGAAGATTTTTTTCATCCAAACAGTAGTGATGAATTACCTGAGGATGATATAGAAAAAAATAAAGATTTTTTAATCAAAAAAAGTATTTGGCAAAATTTTTTAAGATTTTTAAATAAGAATTATTTTCATAGTAAGTTAAATGGCGTTGTTTTAGTGGTTGATACTAAAATGTTTTTGGAAAATCCAAAAGAGTATGCTAACAATCTAATTCGCTATTTAACAAAAAGAGTGCATGAGTGTGAAAAGATTTTAGGTGTTCAATTGCCTATTTATGTGGTTTTTTCGAAGTTAGATTTAATAGAAGGTATGAAAGAATTTTTTGATACTTTTAGTGATAAAATTCCTAAAAAAGCTTTTGGTATAAGCTTTATAGAGGGTTTTAAAGATGAGGATGTTCAACGATCTTTTGAAGAAATAAGCCAATCGTTATTTTTGCATTTTGTTGATAAAAATTCTTCTATATATTCCATAGAAGAAAAAAATAAAATTTATTTGTTTTTAAAACAATTAGATAATTTATTTGCACTAAGTAAAGAATTTATTGTGCAATTACAAAATGAAAATATGCTGAAAAACAGTTCAATTTTAAGAGGCATGTATTATGTGAGTGCTTATCAAGAAAATGTTCCAAGAAATTTTGTGCTTGATATAATCTGTGAAAAGTATAATATAAAAAAACCATTAGCTCAGGTAAAACCATCTTTTAATAAGCAAAGTTACTTTGTTCAATCTTTGCTTGAAGATATCGTTTTTAAGGATTCATCGCTAAGTAAAATTAAAAGTTTTTATAAGAAGATGTCGCTTGTGGGGTTAATACTGCTTTTGGTTTGTGTGACTTATTCTATATCATCATATGTTATTCTTAAAAGCGAGCAAGAGAAAAAGATATCCCAAAGTGTCTATAATAACCTTTCGCTTTTATTGGAAAATATACAAGATTATTCTATGATGGGCATAGAGGAAAAAGCAAAATTACTAGTTGATTTGAGAAATATATTAAGCGTATATCCGCAATTGGTTGAAAAGTCAAGTATAACCGAATATCTTGGTTTGAATATAGCTTATAAAGGTTTTGAAAAGGCGCAAAATTTATATTATAGAATCAGTGAAGATGTGTTAAAAAATACTCTATTGAAAGAAATGGAAATAATATTACAAACAGATGATAATTATGAAAATTTAATTAAAACTTTATATGTTTATAAGTCATTGTTCGAACAAAAATATCTTGATAAAAATTTGTTGAAAATATGGATTAATGAAAATTGGAATTTTTTGGAAAAATATAAAATTTCTAAAGAGAATTTTTTATCTGGCATCGATGAACTTCAAAAAATTGACCTAAGTTCTTCTCAAGAAGATGAGACTTCGATTAATTTATCTATTGAAAAATTATACAATATGGCAAAAATTCAAAGAATATATACTTTGTTAAATTTTATTAATCTAGATAAGAAAAATACAACATACAGTTTTAAAAATGAACTAGGCTTTGCAGCTAATAATGTATTTTCAGAATCTATTAGGATCGATAATATCGATGAGATTTATACTAAAAGAGGTATGGTTGATTTCTTGCAGACATTAAATGTAAAAATAGACAAAGCCATGGAAATTGATTCGTGGATTTTGAATGATATGTCAAATACTGAAAATAGAAGTAATATGGCTATGAGGATTATAAAAATTTATTTAAGTCAGTATCAAAACAAATGGCAAGAAATTTTAAATTCACTTGCGCCTAAAAAATTTATTTCTAAAAGTTCTATGTTAAATGAGCTTAGTATATTATCTAAAAAAGAAAACCCTTTAATGAATTTTATAAAAATTGTCAGTATAAATACCAATCTTAATGATGCCACTTTGTTAACTCAGGCGTATAATCTTGGTATCAATGCTGCTGAGATAAAAACAAGTTTTATGGGTATTACAAGTGCATTTGATGCGTATCATAAAATTATAGAGCAAAATTCTATTTTAAACACAGGTGCCACTGCGGTAGGTTTGGATGTTGGAAGTCATCAAAAAACTATGGAGTTGATAAATGCAGATTTGTTAAATATTCACAAAAAAATAACTGATTTTAGTACAAATAATTCTCAAACTATTGAAGAGAAAATAAAATATGCTTTAAGTGATAGTAAGGATTCTAGTGATCCTTTTAGTTCTCTTGGGCAAAACATCAAAAATTTACCAAGTGAATTGGAGAAATATTATTCAACCCTTTCTTTATATGCATGGAATATAGTAGAAAACCACGGAATTTCTTTATTTAATACTGTTTGGCTGAATGAAGTTTATGCACCATTTGTTAACGAAATAGCACCTTTTTATCCTTTTAATTTATTAAGTTCACAAGATTTAAGTATAGACTCTTTTAAAAATTTCTTTGGTAAGAACGGAATTTTGAATAAATTTTATGAAAAATACTTAACAAGTGTTTTAACCAAAAGAAAAAATGTTTATTCTATTAATTCTAAATTTAGTTCAAGATTAACTTTTTCTAAAGAATTTTTGGATTTTATTACTAAGGCTGGTAATTTATCGGAGTTGATGTTAAATGCAAACGATGTAATGAGGGTGCGTTTTACTTTACAAAGTCTTGATTTGAGTGCTGATTTCTCATTTGTAAAGGTTAAGTATAATGATACTTCTATTACATATGATCATACATTACATACAAAATTAGATGTTATAACTGATGAATTTAACAATGGAACTAGTTTTGATTTCACTGCGTATTCTTACTTAGATGCTAATATAAATTACACAAAATCATATAAAGGAGAATGGGCTTGGTATAAATTATTACAGGAGAGTAAAAATTTAAATTCATCTTATAGTGTTTTATTTAATGATAATAAAAAAATGTATTTTGATTTCAAGCTTAATAACAACAACTCAGATGTTGATAATATAATTAAGATATTAAGTGATTTTAAAATAGTAGAAAATATAACAAGGGCTCAAAATGATAGATAA
- a CDS encoding Hcp family type VI secretion system effector has protein sequence MAQPAYIKIEGSTQGLISSGASTEASIGNRYQAGHEDEIMAQEISHIVTVPVDQQSGQPSGQRVHKPFTFTCSLNKAVPLLYNALTKGERLPSVEVHWFRTSTSGGQEHFFTTKLEDAIITDITLIMPNAQEASNHDKTELFKVSLNYRKVIWEHTAAGTSGSDDWREANS, from the coding sequence ATGGCACAACCAGCATACATCAAGATCGAAGGATCAACTCAAGGACTTATTTCAAGTGGTGCTTCTACAGAAGCAAGTATAGGAAATCGTTATCAAGCTGGACACGAAGATGAGATTATGGCTCAAGAAATTTCTCATATCGTAACAGTTCCAGTTGATCAACAAAGTGGACAACCATCAGGACAAAGAGTTCATAAACCTTTTACCTTCACTTGCTCTCTAAATAAAGCCGTTCCATTGCTTTACAACGCACTAACAAAAGGTGAAAGACTTCCAAGTGTTGAAGTGCATTGGTTTAGAACATCAACAAGCGGAGGGCAAGAGCATTTTTTTACAACTAAATTAGAAGATGCTATCATTACAGATATTACTTTAATAATGCCAAATGCACAAGAAGCAAGCAACCATGACAAAACGGAGCTTTTTAAAGTATCTTTAAATTACAGAAAAGTTATTTGGGAACACACAGCAGCTGGGACAAGCGGAAGTGATGATTGGAGAGAAGCAAACTCTTAA